From Saccharothrix espanaensis DSM 44229, the proteins below share one genomic window:
- a CDS encoding DUF418 domain-containing protein — MSGRITALDVLRGVAILGTLGTNIWIFTDPDGPGGFLTGASGAGEALLRMVSNGKFLALLSILFGIGLAVQHRSAVKRGQRWPGWYLWRSALLMVEGALHFVLIFEFDVLMFYALVSVVVAFVVGRGTRVVWGWAIGAAVVHLALVGLLTLGMVTGRASLAGGMAIDTSSWWAHVQSRLDHVVALRFEAVFVLPLSTVLFLAGAMLLRAGALEDSTRGHRIQRRLMGWGLGVGLPLNVLTTLAGGEWFAVDRYVCAPAVAFGLLGGITALVHRMRAEPGVLRRGVTAVGRSALSCYIGQNLIASVLCYRWGLDLTGRFGHLGVWFTVGMWVVVSGLLMLGATWWMGRFSRGPVETLWNWAYRAPQRRPTPVA, encoded by the coding sequence ATGAGTGGACGGATCACGGCACTGGACGTGCTGCGCGGCGTGGCGATCCTGGGCACGCTGGGCACCAACATCTGGATCTTCACCGACCCGGACGGGCCAGGTGGGTTCCTCACCGGGGCGTCGGGGGCCGGTGAGGCGCTGCTGCGGATGGTCAGCAACGGGAAGTTCCTGGCACTGCTGTCGATCCTGTTCGGGATCGGGTTGGCGGTGCAGCACCGGTCGGCGGTCAAGCGGGGGCAGCGGTGGCCCGGGTGGTACCTGTGGCGGTCGGCGCTGCTGATGGTCGAGGGTGCGCTGCACTTCGTGCTGATCTTCGAGTTCGACGTGCTGATGTTCTACGCGCTGGTGTCCGTCGTGGTGGCGTTCGTCGTCGGGCGCGGGACGCGGGTCGTGTGGGGGTGGGCGATCGGGGCCGCCGTCGTGCACCTGGCGCTTGTCGGGTTGCTGACGTTGGGGATGGTCACCGGGCGGGCGTCGCTCGCCGGCGGGATGGCGATCGACACGTCGAGCTGGTGGGCGCACGTCCAGTCGCGGCTGGACCACGTCGTGGCGTTGCGTTTCGAAGCCGTGTTCGTGCTGCCGCTGAGCACGGTGCTGTTCCTGGCCGGGGCGATGCTGCTGCGCGCCGGGGCGTTGGAGGACTCCACGCGGGGTCACCGGATCCAGCGCCGGCTGATGGGGTGGGGCCTGGGGGTCGGGCTGCCGCTGAACGTGCTGACCACGCTGGCCGGCGGCGAGTGGTTCGCGGTCGACCGGTACGTGTGCGCGCCGGCGGTGGCGTTCGGGCTGCTGGGCGGGATCACCGCGCTGGTGCACCGGATGCGCGCCGAACCGGGGGTGCTGCGGCGCGGCGTGACGGCGGTGGGGCGGTCGGCGCTGTCGTGCTACATCGGGCAGAACCTGATCGCGTCGGTCCTGTGCTACCGCTGGGGACTGGACCTGACCGGCCGGTTCGGGCACCTCGGGGTGTGGTTCACCGTCGGGATGTGGGTGGTGGTCTCGGGGCTGCTGATGCTCGGGGCGACGTGGTGGATGGGCCGCTTCAGCCGCGGCCCGGTCGAAACGCTGTGGAACTGGGCCTACCGCGCACCGCAACGCCGTCCGACGCCGGTCGCCTGA
- a CDS encoding DUF427 domain-containing protein: MTAERGRVRVETGTKRVRAYLAGSPVVDTVRPALVWEKPYYPTYYFPAADVLASLVPTGDVVRSPSRGSGEVHDVKIGDVVAAGAALTYPESPLEALRGLVRLEWDAMDEWFEEDEPVYVHPRDPYTRVDALPSSRHVRVEIDGVVVAESRRPVVLFETGLPARYYLPMTDVRMDLLRHTELRTSCPYKGTAEYWSVVVGDEVHENVVWGYRTPLPESRAVAGLVSFYNEKVDIVVDGVREERPRTPFS, from the coding sequence ATGACTGCGGAACGCGGACGGGTGCGGGTCGAGACCGGGACCAAGCGGGTGCGGGCCTACCTGGCGGGATCGCCGGTGGTGGACACCGTGCGGCCCGCGCTGGTGTGGGAGAAGCCGTACTACCCGACCTACTACTTCCCGGCGGCGGACGTGCTGGCGTCGCTCGTGCCGACCGGTGACGTGGTGCGCTCGCCCAGCCGGGGGTCGGGCGAGGTGCACGACGTGAAGATCGGTGACGTGGTGGCCGCCGGCGCGGCGCTGACGTACCCGGAGTCGCCGCTGGAGGCGTTGCGCGGGCTGGTGCGGCTGGAGTGGGACGCGATGGACGAGTGGTTCGAGGAGGACGAGCCGGTCTACGTCCACCCGCGCGACCCGTACACCCGGGTCGACGCGTTGCCCAGCAGCCGGCACGTGCGGGTCGAGATCGACGGCGTGGTGGTCGCCGAATCGCGCCGGCCGGTGGTCCTGTTCGAGACCGGGCTGCCCGCCCGGTACTACCTGCCGATGACCGACGTGCGGATGGACCTGCTGCGGCACACGGAGTTGCGGACGAGTTGCCCGTACAAGGGCACGGCGGAGTACTGGTCGGTCGTGGTGGGTGACGAGGTGCACGAGAACGTCGTGTGGGGGTACCGGACGCCGTTGCCGGAAAGCCGCGCGGTGGCGGGGCTGGTGTCGTTCTACAACGAGAAGGTCGACATCGTCGTGGACGGCGTGCGCGAAGAGCGACCGCGGACGCCCTTCAGTTGA
- a CDS encoding uracil-DNA glycosylase yields the protein MPSNVFPASPKGHRDPRIVARKMTLLQAPHMKPLTEFARRIGTDRKVDVPLFDPASGGVKAKVLLLLESPGPASTATRAGSGLISLDNDDQTAVNGFTALKESGLSREVCLNWNVVPWYLTGHAPTPADLRAAVPYLVELLGLLKELKVVVVLGTPAGTGWSLSGRGYGLKVFNAPHPSPQSINRDRATRWPQLVGAFRQAAEALK from the coding sequence GTGCCCTCCAACGTGTTCCCGGCGTCGCCCAAAGGCCACCGCGACCCCCGGATCGTCGCCCGCAAGATGACGCTCCTCCAGGCTCCGCACATGAAGCCGCTGACCGAGTTCGCCCGCAGGATCGGGACCGACCGCAAGGTCGACGTGCCGCTGTTCGACCCGGCGAGCGGCGGCGTCAAGGCGAAGGTCCTCCTGCTGCTGGAGTCGCCCGGACCGGCCTCGACGGCGACCAGGGCGGGCTCCGGCCTGATCTCGCTGGACAACGACGACCAGACCGCGGTCAACGGGTTCACCGCGCTCAAGGAGTCGGGGCTGTCCCGCGAGGTGTGCCTGAACTGGAACGTCGTCCCGTGGTACCTCACCGGCCACGCGCCGACGCCCGCCGACCTGCGCGCGGCCGTGCCCTACCTGGTAGAGCTGCTCGGGCTGCTCAAGGAGCTGAAGGTGGTGGTCGTCCTGGGCACCCCCGCCGGCACCGGCTGGAGCCTGTCCGGGCGCGGCTACGGGCTGAAGGTCTTCAACGCCCCCCACCCGTCGCCGCAGTCGATCAACCGCGACCGAGCCACCCGGTGGCCGCAGTTGGTGGGCGCGTTCCGCCAAGCGGCGGAGGCGCTCAAGTAA
- a CDS encoding helix-turn-helix transcriptional regulator: MTDTPGRLLALLSLLQTPREWPGSELAQRLEVSPRTIRRDIERLRDLGYPVHASMGADGGYRLAAGTAMPPLLLDDEEAVAIAVGLRTAARQAVTGIEEASVRALAKLEQVLPARLRRRVGALGAATVPVSLGGPTTTVDPEHLTTLAGAIANRERLRFHYRTGSDAESRRHVEPRHLLPIGRRWYLLAFDVDRDDWRVFRVDRMQHLNPTAARAPHRDLPTADVATYMRDRMLGRAPTYSAVATVDLPLDQVRERLGDTPGDLTAVDEHRTHVRSHTDTLDYLAFQLVQLGCEFEVHGPPELVEHLRSLRGRIDRSVRDKPSP, translated from the coding sequence ATGACCGACACCCCGGGCCGGCTGCTGGCGCTGCTGTCCTTGCTGCAAACCCCGCGCGAGTGGCCGGGCAGCGAACTGGCCCAGCGGCTGGAGGTCAGCCCCCGGACCATCCGCCGCGACATCGAGCGCCTGCGCGACCTGGGTTACCCGGTGCACGCCAGCATGGGCGCGGACGGCGGCTACCGGCTGGCCGCCGGCACCGCCATGCCGCCGCTGCTGCTGGACGACGAGGAGGCCGTCGCCATCGCGGTCGGCCTGCGCACCGCCGCCCGCCAGGCCGTGACGGGCATCGAGGAGGCGTCCGTCCGCGCCCTGGCCAAGCTCGAACAGGTCCTGCCCGCCCGGCTGCGCCGCCGGGTGGGCGCACTCGGCGCGGCCACCGTCCCGGTCTCCCTCGGCGGCCCGACCACCACCGTCGACCCGGAGCACCTGACCACCCTGGCCGGCGCGATCGCCAACCGCGAGCGCCTGCGCTTCCACTACCGGACGGGCTCCGACGCGGAGAGCCGCCGGCACGTCGAGCCGCGCCACCTGCTGCCGATCGGCCGCCGCTGGTACCTGCTGGCCTTCGACGTCGACCGGGACGACTGGCGGGTCTTCCGGGTAGACCGGATGCAGCACCTGAACCCCACGGCGGCCCGCGCGCCACACCGCGACCTGCCCACCGCCGACGTCGCTACCTACATGCGGGACCGGATGCTCGGCCGCGCACCCACGTACAGCGCCGTGGCCACCGTCGACCTGCCGCTAGACCAGGTGCGCGAACGGCTCGGCGACACCCCCGGCGACCTGACGGCGGTGGACGAGCACCGCACGCACGTCCGCAGCCACACCGACACGCTGGACTACTTGGCGTTCCAGCTCGTGCAACTGGGCTGCGAGTTCGAGGTGCACGGTCCGCCGGAACTGGTGGAACACCTGAGGTCGTTGCGCGGACGAATCGACCGCTCGGTGCGTGACAAGCCGTCGCCATGA
- a CDS encoding NAD(P)H-binding protein, whose translation MFLITGATGTTGGLVRSLLLERGADVRGMTRDPTRPDDVHGDYDDPGSLVAALTGVEAAYLVPASQTAEHDVNFVAAAREAGVRRIVRLSAIGTGEEWEGEVIAPWHLAGEEAVRDSGLEWTVLRPSSFATNLTREPVHNLTGDVPQAVIDPRDVAAVAVEALTTSAHHGRLYTLTGPAALSVPEQVAILGAARGRPVEVVDVDPAAFDPAWRNGVLWSRSGRNAVVTDDVSRVLGRPAGSFERWAREVGATA comes from the coding sequence ATGTTCCTGATCACCGGCGCGACCGGTACCACCGGCGGACTGGTCCGCTCGCTCCTGCTGGAGCGCGGCGCGGACGTCCGCGGCATGACCCGCGACCCCACCCGACCCGACGACGTGCACGGCGACTACGACGACCCGGGGTCGCTGGTGGCGGCGTTGACCGGGGTCGAGGCGGCGTACCTGGTCCCGGCCTCCCAGACCGCCGAGCACGACGTGAACTTCGTCGCGGCGGCGCGGGAAGCGGGCGTGCGCCGGATCGTGCGGCTGTCCGCGATCGGCACCGGAGAGGAGTGGGAGGGCGAGGTGATCGCCCCGTGGCACCTGGCCGGCGAGGAGGCCGTGCGGGACAGCGGCCTGGAGTGGACCGTGCTGCGTCCGTCGTCGTTCGCGACGAACCTGACCCGCGAGCCGGTCCACAACCTGACCGGCGACGTGCCGCAGGCCGTGATCGACCCGCGTGACGTGGCGGCCGTCGCGGTGGAGGCGCTGACCACGTCCGCGCACCACGGGCGGTTGTACACGCTCACCGGGCCGGCGGCGTTGAGCGTGCCGGAGCAGGTCGCGATCCTCGGGGCGGCGCGCGGCCGGCCGGTCGAGGTGGTCGACGTGGACCCGGCGGCGTTCGACCCGGCGTGGCGCAACGGCGTGCTGTGGTCGCGGTCGGGCCGCAACGCCGTGGTGACCGACGACGTGTCCCGCGTCCTGGGCCGCCCCGCCGGCTCGTTCGAGCGCTGGGCCCGGGAAGTCGGCGCCACGGCGTAG
- a CDS encoding ATP-dependent DNA ligase, with product MDLPVMPPVRPMLAKAVREVPREPGLVYEPKWDGFRCVVFRDGDELELGSRNDRPLTRYFPEVADLLANGLPARCVVDGEVVIVTPDGLSFDLLQLRLHPAASRVRKLAAETPASFVAFDLLALGDRDLTGVPFGERRALLAEALTETPGLYLTPATDDPDVAQDWFTRFEGAGFDGVVAKRTDLPYEQDRRVMWKVKHERTADCVVAGYRTHKDGEGVGSLVLGLYDDEGTLHHVGVASSFTATRRRELVAELEPYRARALDDHPWGEWARLDAATPGAQSRWAPDKTLSWEPLRPELVAEVRYEHVQGTRFRHTARLVRFRPDRTPDSCTYRQLEEVPPAELTEMFRP from the coding sequence GTGGACCTGCCCGTGATGCCGCCCGTGCGCCCGATGCTGGCCAAGGCCGTGCGCGAGGTGCCCCGCGAGCCCGGACTGGTCTACGAACCGAAGTGGGACGGCTTCCGGTGCGTGGTGTTCCGCGACGGCGACGAGCTGGAGCTCGGCTCCCGCAACGACCGCCCGCTCACCCGGTACTTCCCCGAGGTCGCCGACCTGCTCGCGAACGGGCTGCCGGCGCGGTGCGTGGTGGACGGCGAGGTCGTCATCGTCACCCCGGACGGGCTGAGCTTCGACCTGCTCCAACTGCGCCTGCACCCGGCCGCGTCCCGGGTGCGCAAGCTGGCCGCCGAGACGCCCGCGTCGTTCGTGGCGTTCGACCTGCTCGCGCTCGGCGACCGCGACCTGACCGGTGTGCCGTTCGGGGAGCGCCGCGCGTTGCTGGCCGAAGCCCTGACCGAGACGCCCGGCCTCTACCTGACGCCGGCGACCGACGACCCGGACGTCGCGCAGGACTGGTTCACCCGGTTCGAGGGCGCGGGGTTCGACGGCGTGGTCGCCAAGCGCACCGACCTGCCCTACGAGCAGGACCGCCGGGTGATGTGGAAGGTCAAGCACGAACGCACCGCCGACTGCGTGGTGGCGGGCTACCGGACGCACAAGGACGGCGAGGGCGTCGGCTCGCTGGTGCTGGGCCTGTACGACGACGAGGGCACCCTGCACCACGTGGGCGTGGCCAGCAGTTTCACCGCCACGCGACGACGGGAGTTGGTGGCCGAGCTGGAGCCGTACCGGGCCCGCGCGCTGGACGACCACCCGTGGGGCGAGTGGGCCCGGCTCGACGCCGCCACCCCCGGCGCGCAGAGCCGTTGGGCCCCGGACAAGACGCTGTCGTGGGAGCCGCTGCGGCCGGAACTGGTGGCCGAGGTGCGCTACGAGCACGTCCAGGGCACGCGGTTCCGGCACACCGCCCGGCTGGTCCGCTTCCGCCCCGACCGGACGCCGGACTCGTGCACCTACCGGCAGCTCGAAGAGGTGCCGCCGGCCGAGCTGACCGAGATGTTCCGACCATGA
- a CDS encoding DinB family protein, whose product MTNATAPLTAEQTDLLTTLARHRGFLLHTVQGLTDEQAAATPTASALSLGGLIKHVRTVEEGWLRFAVGGAELMESEQADWENGFRMVAGETLEGLVAAYAETARKTEETVAGLDMDTAHPLPVAPWYEPGAVWTVRRVLLHMIAETSQHAGHADILRETIDGQKTMG is encoded by the coding sequence ATGACGAACGCCACCGCGCCGCTCACCGCCGAGCAGACCGACCTGCTGACCACCCTGGCGCGGCACCGAGGTTTCCTGCTGCACACCGTGCAGGGCCTCACCGACGAGCAGGCGGCGGCCACCCCGACCGCCAGCGCGCTGTCCTTGGGCGGCCTGATCAAGCACGTCCGGACGGTCGAGGAGGGCTGGCTGCGGTTCGCCGTCGGCGGCGCGGAGCTGATGGAGAGCGAGCAGGCCGACTGGGAGAACGGCTTCCGGATGGTGGCGGGCGAGACGCTGGAGGGCCTGGTCGCCGCCTACGCCGAGACCGCCCGCAAGACCGAGGAGACGGTGGCCGGCCTCGACATGGACACCGCGCACCCGCTGCCGGTCGCGCCCTGGTACGAGCCGGGTGCCGTGTGGACGGTCCGCCGGGTGCTGCTGCACATGATCGCCGAAACCTCGCAGCACGCGGGCCACGCCGACATCCTCCGGGAGACGATCGACGGCCAGAAGACGATGGGCTGA
- the fgd gene encoding glucose-6-phosphate dehydrogenase (coenzyme-F420), with product MGLKIGYKASAEQFGPRDLVEYAVRAEEVGLDSVTVSDHFLPWRHEGGHAPFALTWMAAVGERTSRVLIGTSVLTPTFRYNPAVIAQAFATMALLHPGRIMLGVGTGEALNEIAVSGREWPEFKERFARLREAIRLIRELWTSDNVNFDGEYYQLVNAKVYDRPEQPVPIYVAAGGPTVAKYAGRAGDGFICTSGKGMELYTDQLLPAVAAGAEAAERDPAAIDRMIEIKLSYDRDPEAALANTRFWAPLSLTPEQKHSVDSAEEMERLADELPIEQVAKRWIVASDPQDAVDQIKPYLDAGLNHLVFHGPGHDQERFLTQFSEDVVPLLRKLG from the coding sequence ATGGGGCTGAAGATCGGCTACAAGGCCTCCGCGGAGCAGTTCGGGCCGCGGGACCTCGTCGAGTACGCGGTACGCGCGGAGGAAGTCGGCCTGGACAGCGTGACGGTGTCCGACCACTTCCTGCCCTGGCGGCACGAAGGCGGGCACGCGCCGTTCGCGCTGACCTGGATGGCCGCGGTGGGGGAGCGGACCAGCCGCGTGCTGATCGGCACCAGCGTGCTCACGCCCACGTTCCGCTACAACCCGGCGGTGATCGCGCAGGCGTTCGCCACCATGGCGCTGCTGCACCCCGGCCGGATCATGCTCGGCGTCGGCACCGGCGAGGCGCTCAACGAGATCGCGGTGTCCGGCCGTGAGTGGCCCGAGTTCAAGGAGCGCTTCGCCCGGCTGCGGGAAGCCATCCGGCTCATCCGCGAGCTGTGGACCAGCGACAACGTCAACTTCGACGGCGAGTACTACCAGCTGGTCAACGCCAAGGTCTACGACCGGCCCGAGCAGCCGGTGCCGATCTACGTCGCCGCCGGCGGCCCGACCGTGGCCAAGTACGCGGGCCGCGCGGGCGACGGGTTCATCTGCACGTCCGGCAAGGGCATGGAGCTCTACACCGACCAGCTGCTGCCGGCCGTCGCCGCCGGCGCCGAGGCCGCCGAGCGCGACCCGGCCGCCATCGACCGGATGATCGAGATCAAGCTCTCCTACGACCGCGACCCGGAGGCGGCGCTGGCCAACACCCGGTTCTGGGCCCCGCTGTCGCTCACCCCCGAGCAGAAGCACTCGGTGGACAGCGCGGAGGAGATGGAGCGGCTGGCCGACGAACTGCCCATCGAGCAGGTCGCCAAGCGCTGGATCGTCGCCTCGGACCCGCAGGACGCCGTCGACCAGATCAAGCCGTACCTCGACGCGGGCCTCAACCACCTGGTCTTCCACGGCCCCGGCCACGACCAGGAGCGCTTCCTGACCCAGTTCTCCGAGGACGTCGTCCCGCTGCTGCGCAAGCTCGGCTGA
- a CDS encoding cupin domain-containing protein — translation MTPEEAVELLDLAELPVEGGHWGQSWRSAEASAIYYLLRAPEFSGLHRLAHLEIYAYHAGAPLRMLLLHPDGEVREPVLGLDLAAGQRPQVAVEPGVWQASAPQGEWSLVGTVVVPPYTDDVVEFAKADDLVPRYPSHEDQIRRFARF, via the coding sequence GTGACCCCGGAAGAGGCGGTCGAGCTGCTCGACCTGGCGGAACTGCCGGTCGAGGGCGGGCACTGGGGCCAGTCGTGGCGCTCGGCGGAGGCGTCGGCCATCTACTACCTGCTGCGCGCGCCGGAGTTCTCCGGGCTGCACAGGCTGGCGCACCTGGAGATCTACGCCTACCACGCGGGCGCGCCGCTGCGGATGCTGCTGCTGCACCCGGACGGCGAGGTGCGGGAGCCGGTGCTGGGCCTCGACCTGGCCGCCGGCCAACGCCCGCAGGTGGCCGTCGAGCCGGGCGTCTGGCAGGCGAGCGCGCCGCAGGGCGAGTGGTCCCTGGTGGGCACGGTCGTCGTGCCGCCGTACACCGACGACGTGGTGGAGTTCGCGAAGGCCGACGACCTCGTCCCCCGCTACCCGTCGCACGAGGACCAGATCCGCCGCTTCGCCCGCTTCTGA